One genomic region from Desertibacillus haloalkaliphilus encodes:
- a CDS encoding L-lactate MFS transporter, producing the protein MKQKNRWLIALSAIFIHLSIGSVYAYSVFQTPMVEELGWTGANVTVAFTIAIFFLGTSAAFFGRFVEKRGPRVSAFVAAVLFSGGLIGTGLSISAGSLYGFYLTYGVIGGFGLGIGYIAPVSTLVKWFPDRRGLATGMAVFGFGAGSLIASPVAASLIEMMGLTMTFYLLGGVYFILMALGASYIARPPEDWMPASQKEQTDEGKLVKKEDLSQLTANEAIKTKRFWLLWWMMFINISAGIMLIAVASPMAQETVGMSTMAAATVVGVMGLFNGGGRIAWASFSDYIGRENVYLLFFIVQVVAFLILPMVTNAIIFQILMYLIVSMYGGGFASLPAFIGDMFGTKQLGAIHGYLLTSWAVAGVVGPTIVSTIRETMGNYDSAFYIFAVLLATALGAAYLTKRDINGIRQEKLKLANQS; encoded by the coding sequence ATGAAACAAAAAAACCGGTGGTTAATAGCTCTATCTGCGATTTTTATACATTTATCGATTGGGTCGGTGTATGCCTATAGTGTCTTTCAAACACCAATGGTGGAAGAATTGGGGTGGACAGGGGCTAATGTGACCGTAGCCTTTACGATAGCGATCTTTTTCCTCGGGACATCGGCTGCTTTTTTTGGAAGGTTTGTTGAAAAACGAGGGCCACGTGTGTCTGCGTTTGTCGCAGCTGTTTTGTTTAGTGGAGGGTTAATTGGAACAGGTCTTTCAATAAGTGCTGGCTCTTTATATGGATTCTACTTAACGTACGGGGTCATCGGTGGTTTTGGTCTTGGAATCGGTTATATTGCACCTGTATCAACGCTCGTTAAGTGGTTTCCGGACCGTCGTGGGTTAGCAACGGGAATGGCCGTATTTGGTTTTGGTGCAGGTTCATTAATTGCCAGTCCTGTTGCTGCGTCATTAATTGAAATGATGGGGTTAACCATGACCTTCTATCTACTTGGAGGCGTTTATTTTATCTTAATGGCTTTAGGTGCATCTTATATTGCGAGACCACCAGAAGACTGGATGCCTGCCTCTCAAAAAGAGCAAACAGATGAAGGGAAATTGGTCAAAAAAGAGGACCTCTCACAGCTGACAGCTAACGAAGCGATTAAGACCAAACGATTTTGGCTGTTATGGTGGATGATGTTTATCAATATTTCTGCAGGGATTATGTTGATTGCTGTCGCATCGCCTATGGCCCAAGAAACGGTTGGAATGTCGACGATGGCTGCAGCGACAGTAGTTGGTGTGATGGGGCTTTTCAACGGTGGGGGCCGTATTGCGTGGGCATCATTTTCTGATTACATCGGACGTGAAAATGTTTACCTATTATTCTTTATTGTTCAGGTTGTTGCCTTTTTAATTTTACCAATGGTGACGAATGCGATCATCTTTCAAATTTTAATGTACCTGATTGTATCGATGTATGGTGGCGGGTTTGCTTCGCTACCGGCATTTATCGGTGATATGTTTGGAACGAAGCAATTAGGTGCGATTCATGGATATTTATTGACGTCATGGGCGGTTGCCGGTGTCGTTGGACCAACAATTGTTTCTACGATTCGAGAAACGATGGGCAATTATGATTCTGCATTTTATATTTTTGCTGTGCTATTGGCGACGGCATTAGGTGCGGCTTATCTAACCAAGAGAGATATTAATGGGATCCGACAAGAAAAATTAAAATTGGCAAACCAAAGTTAG
- the fdhF gene encoding formate dehydrogenase subunit alpha, protein MNEQRFSIHINGKEHQAKPGQSIFEVAKQGDLYVPGICSSQPDLGFGTIQTCDTCFVEVNGELQRSCSTEAEPGMTILTLSDRAKEAQREGMQRILKNHELYCTVCDNNNGNCVVHNTAEYLEIEHQKYEFKPKPYPADNSHPMYRYEPDQCILCGLCVEACQDLQVSEVLSIDWKREQPRVIWDDDVPINESSCVSCGHCVSVCPCNALMEKSMLGEAGYMTGMPKDVLEPMIDLTKEVEPGYKEIFTISNVEATMREDRIDKTKTVCTYCGVGCSFEVWTKDRDILKIQPQPDAPVNGISTCVKGKWGWDFVNSEERLTKPLIRKGDTFVEATWDEALTLVASKLQETKDTYGPDSLGFISSSKCSNEENYLFQKLSRQVMQTNNVDNCSRYCQSPASAGLMRTVGIGGDSGTIDDLSSADLVFIIGANPAESHPVLSTRIKRAHKLRGQKLIVADLRRHELAEMADLFLHPQPSTDIIWIQAVTKYIIDQGWADTDFINDRVNGYDEFVESLEEYTLDYAEQETGLSKDRLIELATMIHEADTMCIGWAMGVTQHIGGTETSTAISNLLLVTGNYGKPGTGAYPLRGHNNVQGACDFGTMPAWLPGYEPVENDEVRGKYEQAWGTTLPKKPGLNNHQIVEAIHDGKVKGMYLFGEDMGLVDANINHVHAAFEKLDFFVVQDIFFSKTCEFADVILPAAPSLEKEGTFTNTERRIQRFYQVLELLGDSKPDWEIFQLVANRLGANWNYASPKEVMDEVASITSIFAGVSYDRLENWESQLWPVKKDGTSTPLLYEDKFAFNDGKAKLFPVQWRQPFVPGDEYDLHLNNGRLLEHFHEGNMTYQSEAITHKVPGPWLEISPELAKEREIDTGALVRLTSPYGEVEIRVLVTDRVKGKELYLPMNSREELSAVNALTSSYHDKITHTPAYKEMSVKMEVLEVEGDSPLPRQNYRFGNRQPQLGVKVEEKWDRDDYTPISELIESEGGDYGKTDHAN, encoded by the coding sequence ATGAACGAGCAACGTTTTTCAATCCATATTAATGGAAAAGAGCACCAAGCAAAACCGGGGCAATCCATTTTTGAAGTGGCAAAGCAAGGAGACCTCTATGTTCCAGGTATTTGTTCCTCACAGCCTGATCTTGGGTTTGGTACGATACAAACGTGTGATACGTGCTTTGTTGAGGTGAATGGCGAACTCCAGCGTTCCTGTTCTACAGAAGCTGAACCAGGGATGACGATTCTTACATTATCTGACCGTGCGAAAGAGGCACAAAGAGAAGGGATGCAACGAATTTTAAAAAATCACGAGCTGTATTGTACGGTTTGTGATAATAACAATGGGAACTGTGTTGTACATAATACGGCGGAGTATTTGGAGATCGAACACCAAAAATATGAATTTAAACCGAAGCCGTACCCAGCAGATAATTCACATCCGATGTATCGTTATGAACCAGATCAATGTATTCTATGTGGGCTTTGTGTTGAGGCCTGCCAAGACTTACAAGTGAGTGAAGTGTTAAGTATTGATTGGAAACGTGAACAACCACGGGTGATTTGGGATGATGATGTACCGATAAATGAGTCGTCTTGTGTTTCTTGCGGTCATTGTGTATCTGTTTGTCCTTGTAATGCCTTAATGGAAAAATCAATGCTAGGGGAAGCAGGGTATATGACCGGGATGCCAAAAGACGTGCTTGAACCGATGATCGACCTAACAAAAGAAGTTGAACCTGGCTATAAAGAAATATTCACCATTTCTAATGTTGAAGCAACAATGCGTGAAGACCGAATTGATAAAACTAAAACGGTTTGCACATATTGCGGTGTTGGCTGTAGCTTTGAAGTTTGGACGAAAGATCGTGACATTTTAAAAATCCAACCACAGCCAGATGCTCCTGTTAACGGGATCTCTACGTGTGTCAAAGGAAAATGGGGCTGGGATTTTGTCAATAGTGAAGAACGCCTAACGAAGCCGTTAATTCGAAAAGGAGATACGTTTGTTGAAGCGACGTGGGATGAAGCACTAACACTTGTGGCTTCAAAACTGCAGGAAACAAAAGATACGTATGGTCCTGACTCACTAGGGTTCATCTCCTCCTCAAAATGTTCAAATGAGGAAAATTATTTGTTTCAAAAACTATCTAGACAAGTGATGCAAACCAATAATGTTGATAACTGCTCGCGTTACTGTCAATCACCGGCATCAGCGGGGTTAATGCGCACAGTTGGTATTGGTGGCGACTCTGGCACCATTGATGATCTATCGAGTGCTGATTTAGTGTTTATCATTGGTGCAAATCCAGCTGAATCACATCCAGTTCTTTCTACTCGTATTAAACGTGCTCATAAATTACGCGGCCAAAAATTAATTGTTGCGGATTTACGTAGACATGAACTAGCAGAGATGGCTGATCTGTTCTTACATCCACAGCCATCCACCGATATTATTTGGATTCAAGCTGTTACGAAATATATTATTGATCAAGGCTGGGCCGATACAGATTTTATTAATGACCGGGTAAATGGCTATGACGAATTCGTTGAATCACTTGAGGAATACACACTTGATTATGCGGAGCAAGAAACTGGGTTAAGTAAGGATCGGCTCATTGAACTTGCCACGATGATTCATGAAGCTGACACAATGTGTATTGGCTGGGCAATGGGTGTGACCCAGCATATTGGTGGAACAGAAACAAGTACAGCCATTTCTAACTTACTATTAGTAACAGGAAACTACGGTAAGCCGGGAACGGGCGCATACCCATTACGTGGACATAACAATGTTCAAGGTGCGTGTGATTTTGGAACGATGCCAGCATGGCTTCCAGGGTATGAACCAGTTGAAAATGATGAAGTAAGAGGGAAATACGAGCAAGCGTGGGGCACGACTTTACCGAAAAAGCCAGGCTTAAACAATCACCAAATTGTTGAAGCGATTCATGATGGAAAGGTAAAAGGGATGTATTTGTTCGGTGAAGATATGGGCCTCGTTGACGCAAACATTAATCATGTTCATGCTGCATTTGAAAAGCTCGATTTCTTCGTTGTCCAAGATATCTTTTTCTCGAAGACATGCGAGTTTGCCGATGTGATCTTACCAGCGGCACCAAGTTTAGAAAAAGAAGGGACATTTACAAATACGGAGCGACGCATCCAGCGCTTCTATCAAGTGTTAGAGCTGCTTGGTGACAGTAAGCCGGATTGGGAAATCTTCCAACTAGTAGCTAACCGTCTAGGGGCGAATTGGAACTATGCTAGCCCGAAGGAAGTCATGGACGAGGTGGCAAGCATTACAAGTATCTTTGCTGGTGTTAGTTATGATCGACTAGAAAATTGGGAGAGTCAATTATGGCCAGTGAAGAAAGATGGAACAAGCACACCACTTTTATATGAAGATAAGTTTGCATTTAACGACGGTAAAGCAAAGCTATTCCCGGTTCAGTGGCGTCAACCATTTGTTCCTGGAGACGAATATGACCTTCACCTTAACAATGGCCGATTATTGGAGCACTTCCATGAAGGAAATATGACGTATCAATCAGAGGCAATCACTCATAAAGTGCCGGGGCCATGGCTAGAAATATCACCTGAACTTGCGAAAGAGCGTGAGATCGATACAGGCGCCTTAGTTCGCTTAACGTCACCTTATGGCGAAGTGGAAATTCGTGTATTAGTAACGGATCGGGTCAAAGGCAAAGAATTATACTTACCAATGAATTCACGGGAAGAGTTATCAGCTGTGAATGCATTGACAAGTAGCTATCACGATAAGATTACGCACACGCCGGCGTACAAAGAAATGAGTGTGAAGATGGAGGTTCTTGAGGTAGAAGGAGATTCGCCATTACCGCGGCAAAATTACCGGTTCGGTAATCGTCAACCACAGCTTGGGGTAAAGGTAGAAGAAAAATGGGACCGCGATGATTACACTCCGATATCTGAACTGATTGAAAGTGAGGGGGGCGACTATGGCAAAACAGATCACGCAAATTGA
- a CDS encoding universal stress protein: MFNKILLATDGSDHAIRATDKAIEVAKSNRNATIYIVYVVENSKSEVLDNWNTLGAQEKRKEKIKTTEDKIKEADIDYRVEFLQGEPGPTIVKHANDNDFDLVLLGSRGLNRLQELVLGSVSHKVAKRANCAVMIIK; the protein is encoded by the coding sequence ATGTTTAACAAAATTTTACTGGCCACAGATGGCTCCGATCACGCCATTCGTGCAACCGACAAAGCCATCGAAGTCGCCAAATCAAATCGAAATGCGACCATCTATATCGTTTATGTCGTCGAAAACTCAAAATCGGAAGTGCTCGACAACTGGAATACACTTGGCGCTCAAGAAAAGCGTAAAGAAAAAATTAAAACGACAGAAGATAAAATTAAGGAAGCAGACATCGATTATCGCGTTGAATTTTTACAAGGTGAGCCGGGGCCAACGATTGTCAAACATGCCAACGACAATGATTTCGACCTCGTTCTCTTAGGTAGCCGTGGCCTCAATCGCCTCCAGGAATTAGTGCTCGGTAGCGTTAGTCATAAAGTGGCCAAACGTGCCAACTGCGCTGTGATGATTATTAAATAA
- a CDS encoding peptidoglycan DD-metalloendopeptidase family protein → MKRKAGIVFLAFGLGVSGLFTGVGGDRSFANSSLEERLEGVQSERSQKQQEAEQTEAEIQKLEEEMRELEEEIREIDEQMTQTNQNIREKKEEIEEVRERIEELREQIAILEERIAERDTLLKDRVRSMYQTGGSVNYLEVLLGAQSFGDFLDRIGALTTIATQDRNILEAHIEDQNLLEETKEQVEEELATLEGHLIQLEELMDDLEGQLQQKDRVMERLQKEEDDLHGHLGELEDAESVLAQQEQAIQQELEAYRERQRQQERARQNNTNNSSSANQVIGNGTLARPAEGRNSSNFGWRVHPVHGGQRLHRGMDIANSTGTPIYASESGTVITSRYMSGYGNTVMISHNIDGQVLTTLYAHLDSLTVSSGDRVGRGDQIGRMGQTGTATGPHLHFEVHEGPWNGDANAVDPRNYLD, encoded by the coding sequence ATGAAGCGTAAAGCAGGTATCGTGTTTCTAGCCTTTGGCTTAGGAGTTAGCGGTTTGTTTACAGGTGTAGGTGGGGACAGGTCATTTGCGAATAGTTCCTTAGAAGAGCGGCTAGAAGGTGTCCAAAGTGAACGGTCGCAAAAGCAACAAGAAGCGGAGCAAACGGAGGCTGAAATTCAAAAGCTTGAAGAAGAGATGAGAGAGCTTGAAGAAGAGATTCGTGAAATTGATGAACAAATGACACAAACGAATCAAAACATCCGTGAAAAAAAAGAAGAGATTGAGGAAGTTCGTGAGCGAATTGAAGAGCTGCGTGAACAAATTGCCATTTTAGAAGAGCGTATTGCTGAGCGTGATACACTTTTAAAAGATCGGGTGCGTTCGATGTATCAAACAGGTGGTTCCGTGAACTATTTAGAAGTGTTGCTCGGGGCACAAAGCTTCGGTGATTTTCTTGACCGAATTGGTGCATTAACGACGATCGCCACGCAAGATCGCAACATTCTAGAGGCTCACATTGAAGATCAGAATTTGCTTGAGGAAACGAAAGAGCAAGTCGAAGAAGAGCTTGCGACGTTAGAAGGTCACCTCATTCAATTAGAGGAATTAATGGATGATTTAGAAGGTCAGCTCCAGCAAAAAGATCGAGTGATGGAGCGATTGCAAAAGGAAGAAGATGACTTACATGGTCACCTAGGTGAGTTAGAGGATGCCGAAAGTGTCCTGGCTCAACAAGAGCAAGCGATTCAACAAGAGTTAGAGGCTTATCGTGAGCGTCAACGTCAGCAAGAGCGAGCGCGTCAAAACAACACCAATAATAGTAGTTCGGCTAACCAAGTCATCGGCAATGGAACGCTTGCTCGACCGGCAGAAGGTAGGAATTCTTCTAACTTTGGTTGGCGTGTACACCCAGTCCATGGTGGCCAAAGGCTTCACCGCGGCATGGATATTGCCAATTCAACTGGGACACCGATTTATGCATCTGAATCTGGAACGGTGATTACGTCGCGTTACATGAGTGGCTATGGAAATACAGTGATGATCTCTCATAACATTGATGGACAAGTATTGACGACTCTATATGCACACTTAGATTCTTTGACTGTATCATCTGGAGATCGCGTGGGGCGTGGTGATCAAATTGGACGAATGGGGCAAACAGGAACAGCAACAGGGCCACACCTCCATTTTGAAGTTCATGAAGGCCCTTGGAATGGCGATGCAAATGCTGTTGATCCCCGGAACTATCTAGACTAA
- a CDS encoding PDZ domain-containing protein: MVSTIAVDLLIGVGQFLIHPLVYISVVIMFLIGYRRVKRERYDFHTRVYDVVDDIIQPLLPGVLVGLVLSAVTLALGLVVPFEWIVLVALIHIGISLTCQVRWLSPAYTIGTSLIILMLLPFIHTDQATISQWVIALEEVSLIHVGILLGVLLLAEGVLIWKYGAKQTSPRLVLSRRGRYIGAHDAKRLWLVPCLLLVPGGAIPFLSWWPMIPIGGAESTVSLMFVPFLVGFQQWVSATLPQEMMNFVGKRVFALGLVICAFAAVAMYVPVFVPLLVVAAICGREALWVFHRIRADEKTSMFSEREQGIVILGVIPGTTAEKMKLKVGEVITKVNGIPVKTDLEFYEGLQKNSAFCKLEVKDHAGEIRYAQAALYEGGHHQIGVLFVKEDYPLQDSVV; this comes from the coding sequence ATGGTAAGTACAATAGCAGTTGATTTGCTAATCGGGGTTGGACAGTTTTTGATCCATCCACTCGTATACATAAGTGTTGTGATCATGTTTTTAATTGGGTATCGCCGGGTGAAGCGTGAGCGGTATGACTTCCATACGCGTGTCTATGATGTCGTTGATGATATCATACAACCATTATTGCCAGGAGTACTTGTCGGTTTAGTGCTATCGGCTGTTACATTGGCGTTAGGGCTTGTCGTTCCGTTTGAATGGATTGTTCTTGTTGCTCTTATTCATATTGGGATTAGTTTAACATGTCAAGTTCGCTGGTTATCGCCGGCATATACCATTGGAACGTCATTAATCATTTTAATGCTCTTACCGTTCATCCATACGGATCAGGCAACAATAAGTCAATGGGTTATCGCGCTTGAAGAGGTTTCGCTCATTCACGTCGGTATTCTTCTTGGTGTCCTGTTACTTGCCGAAGGGGTACTGATATGGAAATATGGTGCCAAGCAAACATCACCACGCCTTGTCCTCAGCAGAAGAGGAAGGTATATCGGGGCTCATGATGCGAAGCGGTTGTGGCTCGTTCCTTGTTTATTGCTTGTCCCTGGTGGGGCGATTCCGTTCCTTTCTTGGTGGCCGATGATTCCGATTGGTGGGGCTGAGTCGACAGTTAGCTTGATGTTTGTTCCGTTTTTGGTTGGTTTTCAACAGTGGGTGAGTGCTACATTACCACAAGAGATGATGAACTTTGTTGGTAAGCGTGTGTTTGCGCTCGGGCTTGTCATCTGTGCGTTTGCCGCTGTGGCGATGTATGTGCCTGTATTCGTACCGTTGCTTGTTGTTGCTGCGATTTGTGGGCGTGAAGCCTTGTGGGTGTTCCATCGCATTCGTGCCGATGAGAAGACGAGTATGTTCTCGGAGCGTGAGCAAGGGATTGTTATTCTCGGTGTGATTCCAGGGACGACTGCGGAAAAAATGAAGCTGAAGGTCGGCGAAGTGATTACGAAAGTGAATGGAATCCCTGTCAAAACCGATCTTGAGTTTTATGAAGGCCTCCAAAAAAATTCAGCCTTTTGTAAGTTAGAAGTGAAAGATCATGCCGGTGAAATTCGCTATGCACAAGCGGCTCTCTATGAGGGAGGCCATCACCAAATTGGCGTGCTGTTTGTCAAGGAGGATTACCCACTGCAAGATTCAGTTGTATAG
- a CDS encoding S41 family peptidase has translation MNERGKLLALAVIVSLLIGAGGMYAGMSVFTDQPDDAVAEGSAPLFPAPGEGVELSEEALVKFGKAYQLINERYVEAVDEEMLLEGAIEGMLGTLEDPYSVYMDRETAQQFMESLDSHFEGIGAEVSMTNGNVTIVAPFRDSPAEKAGLQPNDQILEIDGESIEGLSLYEAVLQIRGEKGSIVNLTIDRQGVNDPIQIDVERDEIPYETVYTDLIEHQGQKVGVIEITSFSEDTSKDFAAGLNQLEEQGIDGLIIDVRGNPGGYLNSVDEIGNLVIPNNEPIVQIQDRSGERVRYLSSLEEAKPYPIIGVIDRGSASASEILAGALKEAGGYDLVGETTFGKGTVQQAIQLGDGSEIKLSLFKWLTSAGNSINEVGVDPTIEVEQPAYFYLSPLHVEDDEMLEYDMINQQIANAQEMLKGLGLEPGRTDGYFSSQTEAAVKAFQETQGLEVTGKIGAETASALHQQILEEVRDEANDRQLNTAIELLLQQISND, from the coding sequence ATGAATGAAAGAGGTAAGTTACTAGCGCTCGCTGTTATCGTCTCACTGCTCATTGGTGCGGGCGGAATGTACGCTGGTATGAGTGTGTTTACTGATCAACCAGATGATGCTGTTGCTGAAGGCTCTGCCCCTCTATTCCCCGCACCAGGTGAGGGAGTTGAGCTAAGTGAAGAAGCACTCGTTAAGTTTGGAAAAGCGTATCAATTGATTAATGAGCGGTATGTTGAAGCAGTTGATGAAGAAATGCTGTTAGAAGGTGCGATTGAGGGTATGCTTGGCACCTTAGAAGACCCATATTCAGTCTATATGGACAGAGAAACGGCTCAACAATTTATGGAATCATTAGACTCTCATTTTGAAGGAATTGGTGCTGAAGTTAGTATGACAAATGGCAATGTAACGATTGTTGCCCCATTCCGTGATTCACCTGCAGAAAAAGCGGGATTGCAACCGAATGATCAAATCCTAGAAATCGATGGTGAAAGCATTGAAGGACTGTCATTATACGAAGCAGTATTGCAAATCCGTGGTGAAAAAGGAAGTATCGTTAATTTAACGATTGATCGTCAGGGTGTCAATGATCCGATTCAGATTGACGTTGAGCGTGATGAAATTCCTTATGAAACGGTCTACACCGATCTGATTGAACATCAAGGTCAGAAAGTTGGTGTGATTGAGATAACGTCATTCTCTGAAGATACGTCAAAAGATTTTGCCGCTGGTTTGAACCAACTGGAGGAACAAGGCATTGATGGGTTGATTATCGATGTGCGCGGAAATCCGGGTGGTTACTTGAATAGTGTTGATGAGATTGGTAATCTTGTGATTCCAAATAATGAACCGATTGTTCAAATTCAAGATCGCAGCGGTGAACGAGTTCGCTATCTTTCTTCATTAGAAGAAGCGAAGCCTTACCCGATTATTGGTGTGATCGATCGTGGTAGTGCGTCTGCATCGGAAATTTTAGCTGGCGCTCTAAAAGAGGCTGGCGGTTATGACCTTGTTGGCGAAACAACGTTTGGAAAAGGGACGGTACAACAAGCGATTCAGTTAGGTGATGGCAGTGAAATTAAATTGTCATTATTTAAATGGCTGACATCAGCAGGGAACTCGATCAATGAAGTTGGTGTTGATCCAACGATTGAAGTTGAGCAACCAGCATATTTCTACTTATCACCTCTTCATGTCGAGGATGATGAAATGCTGGAGTATGATATGATTAATCAGCAAATTGCCAATGCGCAAGAGATGCTAAAAGGTCTTGGATTAGAGCCGGGACGGACAGACGGCTATTTTAGTTCACAAACCGAAGCTGCGGTAAAAGCTTTCCAAGAGACGCAAGGTCTTGAGGTGACTGGTAAAATTGGTGCTGAAACGGCATCAGCTCTTCATCAGCAAATTCTTGAAGAAGTCCGCGATGAGGCGAATGATCGCCAGTTAAATACAGCGATAGAGTTACTACTACAGCAAATCTCTAATGATTAG
- a CDS encoding SulP family inorganic anion transporter — protein MNTVKTEWFGNIKGDILAGIVVALALIPEAIAFSIIAGVDPMVGLYSSFLIPIVIAFVGGRPGMISAATGAMALLMIDLVAQHGLEYLLAATILTGVLQIVFGILKLARFMKFIPRSVMVGFVNALAILIFTSQIPHLTGQGGVVLVLAAVTLAIIYLFPYITNAIPSTLVAIIAVTAFTMFSGLNVFTVGDMGSLTQTLPVFLLPQVPFTYETMAIIFPYALALTVVGILESLLTAAIVDDMTDTGSNKNRESRGQGIANIVAGCFGGMAGCAMIGQSVINVKSGGRGRLSTLIAGVVLILLIILLGHIVVQIPMAALAGVMVMVSISTFDWNSLKTLFIVPATDAIVMVVTVVVVVVTHDLSKGVLAGILLSAVFFVSKISKVGIESKLDDKKGKRTYFIKGQLFFASVTESIEGFDFKEDLNEVELNLTYAHIWDDSAVAAMEKIIGKFEENGTEVTITGLNEASTLLVEKLRHKLGSH, from the coding sequence ATGAATACAGTTAAAACAGAATGGTTCGGTAATATAAAAGGTGATATTCTAGCTGGGATTGTTGTCGCCCTCGCCTTAATCCCAGAAGCGATCGCCTTCTCAATTATTGCTGGAGTCGATCCAATGGTCGGCTTATATAGCTCCTTTTTAATCCCTATCGTCATCGCTTTTGTTGGTGGCAGACCCGGGATGATCTCTGCTGCCACTGGCGCAATGGCACTATTAATGATCGACCTTGTCGCGCAACACGGTCTAGAATATTTGCTGGCAGCAACTATCTTAACAGGAGTTTTACAAATTGTTTTCGGTATTTTAAAACTAGCACGCTTTATGAAATTTATCCCCCGTTCCGTCATGGTCGGGTTCGTTAACGCATTAGCGATTTTGATTTTCACATCACAAATCCCACATTTAACCGGTCAAGGTGGGGTTGTATTAGTGCTTGCTGCTGTAACGCTAGCGATCATTTACCTATTTCCATATATTACAAATGCAATTCCTTCAACACTTGTTGCCATCATCGCGGTGACAGCATTTACAATGTTTTCTGGTTTGAACGTATTTACGGTCGGTGATATGGGTTCGTTAACACAAACGTTACCGGTCTTTTTGCTACCACAAGTACCATTTACCTATGAAACGATGGCGATTATTTTCCCATATGCACTCGCGTTAACGGTTGTCGGTATACTTGAATCGTTACTTACAGCGGCGATTGTTGATGATATGACGGATACAGGTTCAAACAAAAATAGGGAAAGCCGCGGGCAAGGGATTGCCAATATCGTTGCCGGGTGCTTTGGCGGGATGGCCGGCTGTGCGATGATTGGACAATCTGTCATTAATGTCAAATCAGGCGGCCGCGGTCGATTGTCTACTCTCATTGCCGGTGTCGTGCTGATTCTACTCATCATCCTCCTTGGCCATATTGTCGTCCAAATTCCAATGGCCGCTTTAGCAGGTGTGATGGTAATGGTCTCGATTAGTACGTTTGATTGGAATTCGTTAAAAACATTATTTATCGTACCTGCTACTGACGCGATTGTTATGGTTGTCACTGTCGTTGTCGTTGTCGTGACACATGACCTTTCAAAAGGGGTACTTGCCGGAATTCTCTTAAGTGCCGTCTTCTTCGTTTCAAAAATTTCAAAAGTGGGTATAGAAAGTAAACTCGATGACAAAAAAGGAAAGAGAACTTATTTTATCAAAGGACAATTATTTTTTGCTTCGGTTACAGAATCAATCGAGGGCTTTGATTTTAAAGAAGACTTGAATGAAGTCGAACTAAATTTAACATACGCCCATATTTGGGATGACTCTGCCGTTGCAGCGATGGAAAAGATTATAGGAAAGTTTGAGGAAAATGGAACTGAGGTTACGATTACAGGCCTGAATGAAGCGAGTACACTTCTCGTCGAAAAACTTCGCCACAAACTAGGTAGTCATTAA